A genomic segment from Triticum dicoccoides isolate Atlit2015 ecotype Zavitan chromosome 1A, WEW_v2.0, whole genome shotgun sequence encodes:
- the LOC119353453 gene encoding probable protein phosphatase 2C 48, which translates to MGSGSGSAFTGADGVTDGRTQSPAAERAMACPIAASYVPPFPLPPPPCAAQHIPVVHVPDVISAPEVTRRRIAARDQFVILATDGVWDVVSNEEAVHIVAATPDREKAVKRLVQCVVHAWRHKRRGYAVDDCSAICLFLHSRPS; encoded by the exons ATGGGCTCCGGCTCTGGCTCGGCCTTCACAGGGGCCGACGGGGTCACCGACGGCAGGACGCAGTCGCCCGCTGCGGAGAGGGCCATGGCCTGCCCCATTGCCGCCTCGTACGTGCCTCCTtttcctctgccgccgccgccctgcgccgctc AACATATACCCGTCGTCCACGTTCCGGATGTGATCTCAGCGCCGGAGGTGACGCGGAGGAGGATCGCCGCCCGGGACCAGTTCGTCATCCTGGCGACCGACGGG gTTTGGGATGTGGTCTCCAACGAAGAGGCGGTGCATATCGTGGCTGCCACGCCGGACAGGGAGAAGGCGGTGAAGCGCCTGGTCCAGTGTGTCGTCCATGCTTGGAGGCACAAGCGGCGGGGGTACGCCGTCGACGACTGCTCGGCGATCTGCCTCTTCCTCCACTCGCGACCATCCTAG